Proteins encoded together in one Gemmatimonadota bacterium DH-78 window:
- the tadA gene encoding tRNA adenosine(34) deaminase TadA, protein MARALEMARLAALRGEVPVGAVLVRDGRILAEGHNRTVTSADPSGHAEVVVLRAAARAQGDFRLERTTLYVTLEPCAMCAGAIVLARVPRVVFAAHDPKAGMAGSLHDLLRDPRLNHRAEVRSGVLAEASAHLLRSFFRARRGRPLAGRPSTEYPEA, encoded by the coding sequence ATGGCGCGGGCGCTCGAGATGGCCCGCCTCGCCGCCCTTCGGGGTGAGGTGCCCGTGGGCGCCGTGCTGGTCCGCGACGGCCGGATCCTCGCGGAGGGCCACAATCGCACGGTGACCTCGGCCGACCCGTCGGGGCACGCCGAGGTGGTGGTGCTGCGAGCGGCGGCACGGGCGCAGGGCGATTTCCGGCTCGAGCGCACGACCCTCTACGTCACCCTCGAGCCCTGTGCGATGTGTGCGGGGGCGATCGTTCTGGCTCGAGTGCCGCGGGTGGTGTTCGCCGCGCACGATCCCAAAGCCGGGATGGCGGGCTCGCTCCACGACCTGCTCCGGGATCCGCGACTCAATCACCGGGCCGAGGTGCGATCGGGGGTGCTGGCCGAGGCGTCGGCCCACCTCCTGCGCTCCTTCTTTCGAGCCCGCCGGGGTCGACCGCTGGCCGGACGTCCGTCGACGGAGTACCCTGAGGCATGA
- a CDS encoding sulfotransferase — protein sequence MTPPLTILSQSDADELARTEPVVVMSRGHSGTRVLSWALAALGIHMGTLRSEPAGDCQDRRFTGAIKKVADSRIGTCSTRAPGARETRRFRRALWRYLRGVPRDGRRWGWKFPETYLIGGVVDTVVPRARYLHLVRDGRDVAFKSHLTDDEGRRLGRTILGHLGLLGRPRHLQAAGSWAYQVQRFRALRPGLEPRVHRLTFEQLCTRPVETMEAVAGFLGLPMTDECRRYLAEQVRPEKVGQHRGEDPAKLRAVEALIGETLAAEGYPPAAR from the coding sequence ATGACTCCCCCCCTCACGATTCTGTCGCAGTCCGACGCCGACGAACTCGCGCGCACCGAGCCGGTGGTGGTCATGTCGCGCGGCCACAGTGGTACGCGCGTGCTCTCCTGGGCGCTGGCGGCGCTCGGCATCCACATGGGCACCCTGCGCTCCGAGCCCGCCGGCGACTGCCAGGACCGGCGCTTCACCGGAGCGATCAAGAAGGTGGCCGACAGCCGCATCGGCACCTGCTCCACCCGGGCGCCCGGAGCGCGGGAGACCCGGCGGTTTCGCCGGGCGCTGTGGCGGTACCTGCGCGGCGTGCCCCGCGACGGCCGCCGGTGGGGCTGGAAGTTTCCCGAGACCTACCTGATCGGGGGCGTGGTCGATACGGTCGTGCCCCGGGCGCGCTACCTGCACCTCGTGCGCGACGGGCGCGACGTGGCCTTCAAGTCGCATCTGACCGACGACGAGGGCCGCCGGCTGGGCCGCACGATCCTCGGTCACCTCGGCCTCCTCGGGCGTCCCCGGCACCTCCAGGCCGCCGGCTCCTGGGCCTACCAGGTGCAGCGATTCCGGGCGCTGCGCCCCGGTCTGGAGCCGCGCGTGCACCGCCTCACCTTCGAGCAGCTGTGCACCCGACCGGTGGAGACCATGGAAGCGGTGGCCGGGTTTCTGGGCCTGCCCATGACCGACGAGTGCCGACGGTATCTCGCGGAGCAGGTGCGGCCCGAGAAGGTGGGGCAGCACCGCGGGGAAGACCCCGCGAAACTTCGAGCCGTCGAGGCCTTGATCGGGGAGACTCTCGCGGCGGAAGGGTACCCGCCGGCCGCGCGGTGA
- a CDS encoding glutamine--tRNA ligase/YqeY domain fusion protein has protein sequence MDHTVDTDRAAGRDFVRRIIDRHLEEKRYEGVVTRFPPEPNGYLHLGHAKSIVLNFGLAEEYDGRCHLRYDDTNPLTEDEEYTRSMQADIRWLGYDWGDHLHYASDYFERMYEVARDLIRQGKAYVDSASEEEIREARGTVTEPGRPTPDRDRSVDDNLDLFARMRVGEFPDGEMVLRGKIDLASPNMIMRDPVFYRIRHAHHYRTGDAWCIYPLYDFAHCLEDAFEGVTHSLCTLEFENNREIYDWILDAAGFAEPRPHQYEFARLSVDYTIMSKRKLIRLVQEGYVSGWDDPRMPTIAGLRRRGVPPEALRRFCRSAGVTKTNASLDPSALDFHVRDVLNPVAPRALGVVRPLRVVLTDWPEGHRELLEAPLHPDDPDSPTRRIPMSQGLWIDADDFRKDPPPGWKRLSPGGEVRLRHGYVIRCHSVIEDPEGRPMTLHCTHDRDTLGRNPDRRIGGAIHWVGAEGAVPVEFRLYDRLFREAEPGAGDDEADFVDDLSPDSVQVVRGFVEPALRDRVSAARRAGDAPHDLRVQLERVGYFTVDPDSDGDELVFNRIVPLRDGWKPGAPKAGESKKSERSARTVIHQTDADRISDDRREARAADPELERRFEEYQRAHGLSVKQADLLTGDRATAEFFEAAAAAAGSWTEAAAWMANDLLGLLPDAGVAVVATTGETLGRLVARVREGKVSRRAAKEVLAELLREGGDPDAIIARDGLAPVSDDAALEPVVREVLDAWPDKVAEYRAGNANLVGLFMGQVMKKTGGRADPAAARRWITTLLDDDA, from the coding sequence GTGGACCATACCGTCGACACCGATCGGGCCGCCGGGCGGGACTTCGTCCGCCGGATCATCGATCGTCACCTCGAAGAGAAGCGCTACGAAGGGGTCGTTACCCGGTTCCCTCCGGAGCCCAACGGGTACCTGCACCTGGGGCACGCGAAATCGATCGTGCTCAACTTCGGGCTCGCGGAAGAGTACGACGGCCGGTGTCACCTGCGGTACGACGACACCAATCCGCTGACCGAGGACGAGGAGTACACCCGGTCGATGCAGGCCGACATCCGGTGGCTCGGCTACGACTGGGGCGATCACCTGCACTACGCGTCCGACTACTTCGAGCGGATGTACGAGGTGGCCCGCGACCTGATTCGGCAGGGGAAGGCCTACGTCGACTCCGCCTCGGAAGAGGAGATCCGCGAAGCGCGCGGGACGGTCACCGAGCCGGGCCGGCCCACCCCGGATCGAGACCGGTCGGTGGACGACAACCTGGATCTCTTCGCGCGCATGCGCGTCGGGGAGTTTCCGGACGGCGAGATGGTGCTGCGCGGCAAGATCGATCTGGCTTCGCCCAACATGATCATGCGCGATCCGGTGTTCTATCGGATCCGCCACGCGCACCACTACCGCACCGGCGACGCCTGGTGCATCTACCCGCTCTACGATTTCGCGCACTGTCTCGAGGATGCCTTCGAGGGCGTCACGCACTCCCTGTGCACCCTGGAGTTCGAGAACAATCGGGAGATCTACGACTGGATTCTCGACGCTGCGGGCTTCGCCGAGCCGCGGCCCCATCAGTACGAGTTCGCGCGGCTGAGCGTGGACTACACGATCATGTCGAAGCGCAAGCTGATTCGACTGGTTCAGGAGGGATACGTGTCGGGGTGGGACGACCCGCGCATGCCCACGATCGCCGGCCTGCGCCGGCGGGGCGTGCCCCCCGAGGCGCTGCGACGGTTCTGCCGCTCGGCGGGAGTGACGAAGACCAACGCGAGCCTCGACCCCTCGGCGCTCGACTTCCACGTGCGCGACGTGCTCAATCCCGTGGCGCCGCGGGCGCTCGGCGTGGTGCGGCCGCTGCGGGTGGTGCTCACCGACTGGCCGGAGGGGCACCGGGAACTGCTCGAGGCCCCGCTGCACCCCGACGACCCCGATTCGCCCACCCGCCGGATCCCGATGTCGCAGGGGCTGTGGATCGACGCCGACGACTTCCGCAAGGACCCGCCCCCGGGGTGGAAGCGGCTCTCGCCGGGCGGTGAGGTGCGGCTGCGGCACGGCTACGTGATCCGTTGCCACTCGGTGATCGAGGACCCCGAGGGGCGGCCGATGACGCTGCACTGCACGCACGATCGCGACACCCTCGGCCGCAATCCCGACCGCCGGATCGGCGGGGCCATCCACTGGGTGGGTGCCGAGGGCGCGGTGCCGGTCGAGTTTCGCCTCTACGATCGGCTGTTCCGCGAGGCGGAACCGGGAGCGGGCGACGACGAGGCCGACTTCGTGGACGACCTGTCGCCCGACTCCGTGCAGGTCGTGAGGGGATTCGTGGAGCCGGCACTGCGCGACCGCGTGTCGGCGGCGCGTCGGGCCGGTGACGCACCGCACGACCTGCGTGTGCAGCTCGAGCGGGTCGGCTACTTCACGGTCGACCCCGACTCGGACGGCGACGAGCTGGTCTTCAATCGCATCGTTCCTCTTCGCGACGGATGGAAGCCCGGGGCGCCGAAGGCCGGCGAGTCGAAGAAGTCGGAGCGCTCGGCGCGCACCGTCATCCACCAGACCGACGCCGACCGCATCTCCGACGACCGGCGCGAGGCCCGGGCGGCCGACCCGGAGCTCGAACGTCGCTTCGAGGAATACCAGCGGGCGCACGGGCTGTCGGTGAAGCAGGCCGATCTGCTCACGGGCGACCGGGCGACGGCCGAGTTCTTCGAGGCTGCGGCCGCTGCGGCCGGTTCGTGGACCGAGGCCGCGGCGTGGATGGCGAACGACCTCCTGGGGCTCCTGCCCGACGCGGGCGTGGCCGTCGTCGCCACCACCGGCGAGACGCTCGGCCGGTTGGTGGCCCGGGTGCGCGAGGGCAAGGTGTCGCGCCGCGCCGCGAAGGAGGTGCTCGCCGAGCTCCTGCGCGAAGGCGGCGACCCCGACGCGATCATCGCGCGCGACGGCCTGGCGCCGGTGTCCGACGATGCCGCGCTCGAGCCGGTCGTGCGCGAGGTGCTCGACGCCTGGCCCGACAAGGTGGCGGAGTATCGCGCCGGCAACGCGAATCTGGTGGGCCTGTTCATGGGCCAGGTGATGAAGAAGACGGGGGGCAGGGCCGATCCGGCCGCCGCCCGACGGTGGATCACGACCCTGCTCGACGACGATGCCTGA
- the gltX gene encoding glutamate--tRNA ligase produces the protein MPDPMRLRFPPSPTGYLHVGGARTALFNWLLARQSGGALVLRIEDTDRDRSSEAHTQAILDGMEWLGLDWDEGPTFQSDGVERHREAALRLLAEGRAYRDFTDPAALREEAAERGIGHPSVLAREKAEALGVEGAERRAAAGEPHAIRLRVPEGDTRWHDLVHGPMSFANADIDDFVILRSDGSPIYNLAVVCDDAHQHITHVVRGDDHLSNTPKQILLYEALGLPVPVFGHVPMILGPDGKRLSKRHGATAVGDYAGEGILPDAMVNFLALLGWNPGDEREVMGRDELIESFSMDRVQKKSAVFDTEKLGWFNGQYLAALPSAELEPLFVERLEARGIGPAHWAEGAGSAGSAEIHRLLDLLKVRARTVEDLARQAEPYLLDDVAFDEGAVAKHWLRDREGAAERLDAVAGALADGPWEEGALETRLRACAEALGVGAGKVIHPLRVALTGQAHSPGIFEVLVVLGRHRALRRIERALSLVRDPDFSLS, from the coding sequence ATGCCTGATCCCATGCGACTGCGGTTCCCCCCCTCGCCGACCGGTTACCTCCACGTGGGAGGCGCCCGGACCGCCCTCTTCAACTGGCTGCTCGCCCGTCAATCGGGTGGCGCGCTCGTACTGCGGATCGAAGACACCGATCGCGATCGGTCGTCGGAGGCTCACACGCAGGCCATTCTCGACGGCATGGAGTGGTTGGGGCTCGACTGGGACGAGGGCCCCACCTTCCAGAGCGACGGGGTGGAGCGCCATCGCGAGGCGGCCCTGCGGCTGCTGGCCGAGGGGCGGGCCTATCGCGATTTCACCGATCCCGCCGCCCTGCGCGAGGAGGCCGCCGAGCGCGGCATCGGTCATCCGAGCGTACTCGCGCGAGAGAAGGCCGAGGCGCTGGGCGTGGAGGGCGCGGAGCGGCGCGCGGCGGCCGGAGAGCCTCACGCGATCCGGTTGAGAGTGCCCGAGGGCGACACCCGGTGGCACGATCTCGTGCACGGGCCGATGTCGTTCGCCAACGCCGACATCGACGACTTCGTGATTCTGCGCAGCGACGGCTCTCCCATCTACAACCTCGCCGTGGTCTGTGACGACGCCCATCAGCACATCACCCACGTGGTGCGGGGGGACGACCATCTGTCGAACACCCCCAAGCAGATCCTGCTCTACGAGGCCCTGGGACTGCCGGTGCCCGTCTTCGGCCACGTGCCGATGATTCTCGGACCCGATGGCAAGCGCCTGTCCAAGCGACACGGAGCGACCGCCGTGGGGGACTATGCCGGCGAGGGAATCCTCCCCGACGCCATGGTCAATTTCCTCGCGTTGCTCGGGTGGAATCCGGGCGACGAGCGCGAGGTGATGGGTCGCGACGAGCTCATCGAATCGTTCTCGATGGACCGCGTGCAGAAGAAGAGCGCGGTCTTCGACACGGAGAAGCTCGGCTGGTTCAACGGCCAGTACCTCGCCGCCCTGCCGTCCGCCGAACTCGAGCCGCTCTTCGTGGAGCGGCTCGAGGCGCGGGGGATCGGACCCGCCCACTGGGCCGAGGGGGCCGGATCGGCGGGCAGTGCGGAGATCCATCGGCTCCTCGACCTGCTCAAGGTTCGCGCGCGCACCGTGGAGGACCTCGCGCGCCAGGCCGAACCCTACCTGCTCGACGACGTCGCGTTCGACGAAGGGGCGGTGGCCAAGCACTGGCTCCGCGACCGAGAAGGCGCAGCGGAGCGCCTCGATGCCGTGGCCGGAGCTCTGGCCGATGGACCGTGGGAGGAAGGGGCACTCGAGACGCGGCTGCGCGCCTGCGCCGAGGCGCTCGGGGTCGGTGCCGGCAAGGTGATTCATCCGCTCCGGGTGGCCCTCACCGGTCAGGCGCACAGCCCGGGGATCTTCGAAGTGCTGGTCGTGCTCGGTCGGCATCGCGCGCTTCGCCGCATCGAGCGCGCCCTTTCGCTGGTGCGCGATCCGGACTTTTCTCTTTCTTGA
- a CDS encoding glycosyltransferase family 4 protein, translating to MRIGLYNSNPAWGGGERWFFDASNALADRGHAVARIARSGTPLAERWGAGHYTDSALAALCAGEEALDVLLCNSGREVRRALRSLPRGSHTRLVLRRGLDRPLRNNWVRRRSWRRLSAILVNSDATGSTVHRSLPWFPTERIRRIYNPVVAPSEAESPAFGAPLKLLAVGRLVAQKGIDVLLEALAGAQDDPPWALRVAGDGALREALEEQARRPELAGRVEFLGHVDRLDPVYAAADVVVVPSRYEGFCFVAVEAALAGRPVVGTAVSSLPEVVEQGRTGLLVPPEDPVALLEAIRTLAGDPERARRMGRAGRERAEARFAPDAIYAELEGFLAEVVAWPPVGG from the coding sequence GTGAGGATCGGTCTCTACAACTCCAATCCGGCCTGGGGGGGCGGAGAGCGCTGGTTCTTCGACGCCTCGAACGCCCTCGCCGACCGCGGCCACGCGGTGGCGCGGATCGCCCGATCGGGTACGCCGCTCGCCGAGCGGTGGGGAGCGGGGCACTACACCGACTCCGCGCTGGCCGCACTCTGCGCGGGCGAAGAGGCGCTCGACGTGCTGCTCTGCAACAGCGGGAGGGAGGTTCGTCGGGCGCTGCGGTCCCTCCCTCGCGGATCGCACACCCGTCTGGTGCTCCGCCGGGGGCTCGATCGTCCGCTTCGCAACAACTGGGTGCGGCGGCGCTCCTGGCGGCGCCTGTCGGCGATCCTCGTCAACTCCGACGCCACCGGGTCCACGGTGCACCGATCGCTTCCCTGGTTCCCGACCGAGCGCATCCGGCGCATCTACAATCCGGTGGTCGCCCCTTCCGAGGCGGAGTCCCCCGCATTCGGCGCGCCCCTGAAGCTGCTCGCGGTGGGTCGTCTGGTGGCACAGAAGGGCATCGACGTGCTCCTCGAGGCGCTCGCCGGCGCGCAGGATGACCCGCCGTGGGCGCTGCGCGTGGCCGGAGACGGCGCGCTGAGAGAGGCGCTGGAAGAGCAGGCACGGCGCCCCGAACTGGCCGGAAGGGTGGAGTTTCTCGGGCATGTGGACCGCCTCGACCCCGTGTACGCGGCGGCCGACGTGGTGGTGGTTCCGTCGCGGTACGAGGGATTCTGCTTCGTGGCGGTCGAGGCGGCCCTCGCGGGGCGTCCGGTGGTGGGCACCGCCGTGAGCAGCCTGCCCGAGGTGGTGGAGCAGGGACGCACGGGGCTGCTGGTCCCCCCCGAAGACCCGGTGGCGCTCCTCGAAGCGATCCGCACGCTGGCGGGCGACCCGGAGCGGGCCCGGCGCATGGGGCGGGCCGGGCGAGAGCGCGCGGAGGCGCGATTCGCTCCCGACGCGATCTATGCGGAGCTCGAGGGGTTTCTGGCAGAGGTGGTCGCCTGGCCCCCGGTCGGGGGCTGA
- a CDS encoding glycosyltransferase family 2 protein, with protein MTRSPLPLSAAIIARDASRTLEAALRSLAFCDEIVVLDSGSTDDTPALARAAGARVEFREWTGFRDQKNAAAALCRHDWVLSIDADEEVTPALAAEIEALFSGGEPAPPGFSMPRLTRYLGREIRGAGWYPDRAIRLYDRRRGRWVGGRVHERIVLDGAAEPLAADLLHAPYASLEHHLEKMNGYTTLAAETMHARGKRADWTHFAVRPPLVFLKSWVLRRGFTLGVPGFVVSVSSALAVFLKYVKLRDLQRRGVARDPAAAADHSDPGTVDLQPPTGGQATTSARNPSSSA; from the coding sequence GTGACGCGGAGCCCCCTTCCCCTCTCCGCGGCGATCATCGCTCGCGACGCCTCCCGCACCCTCGAGGCGGCCCTCCGCTCCCTCGCCTTCTGCGACGAGATCGTCGTACTCGACTCCGGGTCGACCGACGACACCCCGGCGCTCGCGCGGGCGGCGGGCGCCCGGGTCGAGTTTCGGGAGTGGACCGGCTTCCGCGACCAGAAGAATGCGGCCGCCGCGCTCTGTCGCCACGACTGGGTGCTGAGCATCGACGCCGACGAGGAGGTGACCCCCGCCCTCGCCGCCGAGATCGAGGCGCTCTTCTCCGGCGGCGAGCCGGCCCCGCCGGGCTTCTCGATGCCGCGATTGACCCGCTACCTGGGGCGGGAGATCCGCGGTGCCGGCTGGTACCCCGACCGGGCGATCCGGCTCTACGATCGGCGCCGAGGCCGCTGGGTGGGAGGCCGGGTGCACGAGCGGATCGTGCTCGACGGCGCGGCGGAGCCGCTGGCGGCCGACCTGCTGCACGCACCCTACGCTTCGCTCGAGCACCACCTCGAGAAGATGAACGGCTACACCACGCTCGCCGCCGAGACGATGCACGCCCGCGGCAAGCGCGCCGACTGGACCCACTTCGCGGTGCGCCCCCCGCTGGTCTTCCTCAAGAGCTGGGTGCTCCGCCGCGGCTTCACACTGGGGGTGCCGGGCTTCGTCGTATCGGTGAGCTCGGCCCTCGCCGTCTTTCTCAAGTACGTGAAGCTGCGCGATCTGCAGCGCCGAGGGGTGGCGCGCGACCCGGCCGCCGCCGCCGACCACTCCGACCCCGGAACGGTCGACCTTCAGCCCCCGACCGGGGGCCAGGCGACCACCTCTGCCAGAAACCCCTCGAGCTCCGCATAG